The proteins below come from a single Prolixibacter sp. NT017 genomic window:
- a CDS encoding Gldg family protein, with translation MKSKKLLLPYFLLLGGVLILLNVLANRFFFRIDFTDDQRYTLSDATHQIINHLDDPVTVTAYFSQDLPPDVSRVRNDFKNLLQEFHSVSHGKVNYEFVAPNENSNTEQQAVDAGIQPVVINVREKDQAVQKKAYLGAVIHYEDKTQVIPFLQPGSGMEYALASAIRKLTVKNKPEIGLIQGNGEPAKYEFPQVMQELNVLYNVRNVTLNDSVYLGKYKTLILDGPKDSIPPEQLKLLNNYLAQGGNLLVAFDRVDGQLERSRGVAINTGLETWLANKGIQVESSFVTDASCSTISLRQQSGLFSFSTQLQFPYLPIITTFANHPVTKGLEAVSLQFASPMKYTGDSTLTFIPLAKTSRMSGKQHTPVYFDIEHHWTNKDFPLSNEIVAGLLEGKIAGPANARMIVITDGDFAVNGSGQSARQLPGDNINFFVNAVDWLSDDTGLIDLRTKGISSRPLAKIQDGKKSFLKYFNFLLPILLIIIYGVFRAQRKRWIRIKRMEDDYV, from the coding sequence ATGAAGAGCAAAAAACTACTATTACCATATTTTCTTCTGTTGGGTGGTGTGCTGATTCTTTTGAATGTTTTAGCCAACCGTTTTTTCTTTCGGATTGACTTTACCGACGATCAGCGCTACACATTGAGTGATGCCACGCACCAAATCATTAACCACCTTGATGATCCGGTTACGGTTACGGCTTATTTTTCGCAGGATTTACCACCGGATGTCAGTCGTGTGCGGAACGACTTTAAAAACCTTCTTCAGGAATTCCATAGTGTTTCGCACGGAAAAGTGAATTATGAATTTGTTGCTCCAAACGAAAATTCCAATACAGAGCAACAAGCAGTCGATGCGGGTATTCAACCGGTGGTTATCAATGTGCGGGAAAAAGATCAGGCCGTTCAGAAGAAGGCATACCTCGGGGCTGTGATTCATTACGAAGACAAAACTCAGGTGATACCATTTTTGCAGCCGGGCTCCGGAATGGAGTATGCTTTGGCATCGGCTATTCGTAAACTTACCGTGAAGAATAAACCGGAGATTGGTTTGATTCAGGGTAACGGCGAACCGGCCAAATACGAATTCCCGCAGGTAATGCAGGAACTGAATGTGCTGTATAATGTCCGGAATGTGACCTTGAATGATTCAGTTTACCTCGGAAAATATAAAACATTGATTCTGGATGGCCCGAAGGACAGTATTCCTCCGGAGCAACTGAAACTGTTGAATAATTACCTGGCGCAGGGAGGAAACCTGTTGGTTGCTTTTGACCGGGTAGATGGCCAGTTGGAACGTTCGAGAGGCGTGGCAATTAATACCGGACTGGAGACCTGGCTGGCGAATAAAGGCATTCAGGTGGAATCCAGTTTTGTGACGGATGCCAGTTGTTCAACGATTTCGCTTCGTCAGCAATCGGGGTTGTTTAGTTTCTCCACACAGTTGCAGTTCCCTTATTTGCCAATCATCACCACCTTTGCGAATCATCCGGTAACGAAAGGGTTGGAAGCAGTGTCTCTGCAATTCGCCAGTCCGATGAAATATACCGGCGATTCAACTTTGACGTTTATTCCCCTGGCAAAAACATCCCGGATGTCGGGCAAGCAACACACGCCGGTTTATTTCGATATAGAACATCACTGGACCAATAAAGATTTTCCATTGTCCAACGAAATAGTAGCCGGTTTACTCGAGGGGAAAATTGCTGGTCCGGCGAATGCCCGAATGATTGTCATTACGGACGGCGATTTTGCAGTGAATGGTTCAGGACAGTCGGCCCGACAGCTGCCGGGTGATAACATCAACTTCTTTGTGAATGCTGTCGATTGGCTTTCGGATGATACCGGTTTGATTGATTTGCGTACCAAAGGAATTTCATCGCGGCCATTGGCGAAGATTCAGGATGGCAAGAAATCCTTCCTGAAATACTTCAACTTCCTGTTGCCCATTTTGCTCATCATTATTTACGGTGTATTCCGCGCACAGCGGAAGCGGTGGATTCGTATCAAAAGAATGGAGGACGACTATGTTTAG
- a CDS encoding DUF4340 domain-containing protein: protein MFRRIGIRSLAVAFAVLLVAVVLVKIDDSRKGDQTFNSQLTSFSTTKVTAIELTPKQGAEKMLRFEKHNNHWNIVIGGKILSADNNVVVRMLSAISDLKARSLVSSSEKKFDDFGVADSSGTHVVVYEGKEKLADLVLGKFTYSKPHNLTTYVRLMPGNDVFAVEGYLPMLFNRKVDEYRDHRIVHMVTSDITKLAFSYATGKSFTLVNEDGKWKVNGVTADSAKVAGYLQKLGNLKGTAFAEKNEVNSAPVATLDITRKDEEPIVTVTAYQDGQEQLVKSSQNPSAVFNDPKAYKTVFVPKNYFKP from the coding sequence ATGTTTAGGAGAATCGGAATACGCTCATTGGCCGTAGCGTTTGCCGTGCTTTTGGTGGCAGTTGTGCTGGTGAAAATAGACGATAGCCGGAAAGGCGACCAGACCTTCAACAGCCAGCTTACCAGTTTTTCGACTACGAAAGTGACAGCAATAGAACTAACGCCGAAACAGGGAGCTGAAAAAATGCTGCGCTTCGAAAAGCATAATAACCACTGGAATATTGTAATTGGCGGGAAGATTCTGAGCGCTGACAATAATGTCGTTGTCCGGATGCTGTCAGCCATTAGCGATTTAAAAGCAAGAAGTTTGGTTTCTTCATCCGAGAAGAAATTTGATGACTTCGGTGTCGCAGATTCGTCGGGAACGCACGTTGTAGTTTATGAAGGGAAAGAAAAACTGGCTGACCTGGTTTTGGGTAAATTCACCTATTCGAAACCTCATAATCTGACCACGTATGTCCGGTTGATGCCCGGAAACGATGTGTTTGCAGTGGAAGGTTATTTGCCAATGCTTTTCAACCGGAAGGTGGACGAATATCGCGATCATCGCATTGTGCACATGGTTACCAGCGACATCACGAAGCTGGCTTTCTCGTATGCCACTGGTAAATCGTTTACGCTGGTGAATGAGGATGGAAAATGGAAGGTGAACGGCGTCACTGCCGACTCTGCCAAGGTTGCAGGGTACTTGCAAAAGCTGGGCAATTTGAAGGGAACCGCTTTCGCGGAAAAAAATGAAGTGAATTCAGCGCCGGTAGCAACGCTCGATATCACCCGGAAGGATGAAGAGCCTATTGTTACGGTTACTGCATATCAGGATGGACAAGAGCAGTTGGTGAAGTCATCTCAAAATCCATCGGCCGTTTTTAACGACCCGAAAGCGTACAAGACCGTTTTTGTTCCGAAGAATTATTTTAAACCTTAA
- a CDS encoding Nif3-like dinuclear metal center hexameric protein, which yields MKRLFPFSLLLLVMAVGIVPAKASEVSGKDDSVTCRDVVEQIKQHVTCPWNEGKTVDTFKAGNPDEKVTGIVSTMFATMDVLREAVKQNCNFIISHEPLFYNHLDETDFQKDDPVYLEKLKYINDHHLVVWRFHDHWHRTSPDGIYVGMVRKLGWAKYRKGDSYMVFEFPETTLKDLAEQLKQKFPQGVIRVVGDPGMKLTGVGVLVGAPGADRQRQLLNRDDVQVVISGEAREWETPEYALDATQQGRSKAFIMMGHVLSEQAGMDYCAEWLGGFISGLPIKFIPNKQPYWTPQ from the coding sequence ATGAAAAGATTATTTCCATTTTCGCTTTTATTGCTTGTGATGGCCGTTGGGATCGTTCCGGCAAAAGCATCGGAAGTTTCCGGTAAGGATGATTCCGTGACATGTCGCGACGTGGTAGAGCAAATCAAACAGCATGTTACCTGTCCGTGGAATGAAGGAAAGACCGTCGACACTTTTAAAGCCGGCAATCCAGACGAAAAGGTGACTGGTATTGTATCGACCATGTTTGCCACGATGGATGTGTTACGTGAGGCGGTGAAGCAAAACTGCAATTTCATTATTTCCCACGAACCACTCTTCTATAATCACCTCGATGAAACCGATTTCCAGAAAGATGATCCGGTTTATCTCGAAAAGCTGAAATACATCAACGATCATCACCTGGTGGTTTGGCGTTTTCACGATCACTGGCACCGCACCAGCCCCGATGGAATTTATGTGGGAATGGTACGAAAACTTGGATGGGCCAAATACCGGAAAGGAGACAGTTATATGGTTTTCGAATTTCCGGAAACAACACTGAAGGATTTGGCTGAGCAGCTGAAACAAAAATTCCCGCAGGGAGTTATTCGTGTTGTGGGAGATCCCGGGATGAAACTTACCGGGGTTGGGGTGTTAGTCGGAGCTCCCGGTGCAGACCGGCAACGACAATTACTTAATCGCGACGATGTGCAAGTGGTAATTAGCGGAGAAGCGCGGGAGTGGGAAACGCCCGAATATGCGCTCGATGCAACGCAGCAGGGAAGAAGCAAAGCTTTCATCATGATGGGACATGTGCTTTCCGAACAGGCGGGAATGGATTATTGTGCCGAGTGGCTTGGTGGTTTTATTTCGGGACTTCCCATTAAGTTTATACCGAATAAACAACCTTACTGGACCCCTCAATAA
- a CDS encoding HAD family phosphatase — translation MAEQLAVIFDMDGVLVDSEPWHYKVEELIYAELGIEVPDKVHQLYLGTAADLMWSDLKQRYGLKQSLEELVRYDEEFRVGFFKDLGNLQPNPGVKKLLSGLSDANIPMAVATSSVPGIVDIILEQCGIRSYFDAVVTTVQAGKSKPAPDVYLYAAKKLEHEPANCLVFEDSMNGIRAAVDAGMTCIAFRPEGAVQHDISAAHHFITDFFHVSPETIRRWMTDKQFS, via the coding sequence ATGGCAGAGCAATTGGCGGTGATATTTGACATGGATGGCGTGCTGGTCGACAGCGAGCCGTGGCACTATAAAGTAGAAGAGTTGATTTATGCCGAATTGGGCATCGAGGTGCCGGATAAAGTGCATCAACTCTACCTGGGCACGGCAGCCGATTTGATGTGGTCGGACCTGAAGCAGCGTTATGGCCTGAAACAATCGCTGGAAGAGTTGGTGCGGTACGATGAGGAATTTCGGGTGGGCTTTTTCAAAGACCTTGGGAATTTGCAGCCCAACCCGGGTGTAAAGAAATTGCTGTCGGGATTGAGCGATGCCAACATTCCGATGGCCGTGGCCACTTCCTCGGTTCCCGGCATTGTCGACATTATCCTGGAACAGTGTGGAATCCGTTCCTACTTCGATGCGGTAGTTACCACGGTGCAGGCTGGGAAGAGTAAACCGGCGCCGGATGTTTATCTTTATGCCGCGAAAAAATTAGAGCATGAACCGGCCAATTGTCTGGTCTTCGAAGATTCGATGAATGGCATTCGTGCAGCCGTTGATGCCGGAATGACTTGCATCGCTTTTCGGCCCGAAGGAGCTGTGCAGCATGATATTTCTGCCGCTCATCATTTTATTACCGATTTCTTCCACGTTTCTCCGGAAACCATCCGCCGGTGGATGACCGATAAACAATTTTCATGA
- a CDS encoding DUF6155 family protein: MSKRELKQYLKELTKEQLEEQILDLYGRFKEVKTFYDFAFNPQEDKMLEEAKWQISKEYFPVNRRKPKMRRSVAQKHIRNFIRLGVDAPVVADLMLYNVEVAQTFCGERPVTQEAFYRAMLKAFEEALQFIEEHGLIPQLAQRIHRIVDEAVEQRWMNRAAFEKTAALYTMHNG, from the coding sequence ATGAGTAAACGCGAATTAAAACAATACCTGAAAGAACTGACCAAGGAACAGCTCGAAGAGCAAATCCTCGATTTATATGGACGTTTCAAAGAGGTGAAAACCTTTTACGATTTTGCTTTCAATCCGCAGGAAGACAAAATGCTGGAGGAAGCGAAATGGCAAATCTCCAAAGAATATTTCCCGGTTAACCGGAGAAAACCGAAGATGCGGCGTTCGGTGGCGCAGAAGCATATCCGGAATTTCATCCGGTTGGGAGTTGATGCGCCCGTGGTTGCCGACCTGATGCTGTACAACGTAGAAGTGGCTCAGACATTTTGTGGTGAGCGTCCCGTTACCCAGGAGGCGTTTTATCGCGCGATGCTCAAAGCTTTCGAAGAGGCATTGCAGTTTATCGAAGAGCATGGACTCATCCCTCAGTTGGCGCAACGCATCCATCGTATCGTCGATGAAGCCGTTGAGCAACGCTGGATGAATCGTGCTGCGTTTGAGAAGACGGCGGCATTATATACAATGCACAATGGGTAA
- a CDS encoding DUF6261 family protein, translating to MEVHEFVTLHVSGMRINDLFSLNKSTIDYARPVVEPLGGIPAAVLAQLESDNQAMGAQMNKSGQNQKSRSLAELDTDRDDRFAEIKRNITTNLKGRDAVKKAAAENLKRFFKPYWKVEKRAMNTETGIFSEMLQKYKGDEGLKADAAAIGIADMLTGLETANVEFNTLYQARNSEEASEEPSASSFKRAAIQRYNHFCTAMELQVNYAPTDAVVTLFGQMNELRKTYAALNGRKTKEEETTEDATGTE from the coding sequence ATGGAAGTACACGAATTTGTAACGTTGCATGTTAGCGGCATGAGGATTAACGACCTCTTTTCGCTCAACAAATCAACCATCGATTACGCCAGGCCCGTTGTCGAACCATTGGGTGGCATCCCGGCAGCCGTACTGGCCCAACTCGAAAGTGATAACCAGGCGATGGGCGCACAAATGAACAAGTCGGGTCAAAACCAGAAAAGCCGTTCGCTGGCAGAGCTGGACACAGACCGGGACGATCGGTTTGCCGAAATCAAACGGAACATCACTACCAACCTGAAAGGACGGGACGCCGTGAAGAAGGCGGCTGCCGAAAATCTGAAGCGATTTTTTAAACCTTACTGGAAGGTGGAAAAACGGGCCATGAACACCGAAACGGGGATATTTTCGGAAATGCTGCAGAAATACAAGGGTGATGAAGGCCTCAAAGCCGATGCTGCTGCCATTGGCATAGCCGACATGCTGACTGGTCTGGAAACGGCAAATGTTGAGTTCAACACCCTCTACCAGGCCCGCAACAGCGAGGAGGCCAGTGAAGAACCTTCGGCCAGCAGTTTTAAGCGGGCAGCCATCCAGCGCTACAACCATTTTTGCACGGCTATGGAGCTGCAGGTGAATTATGCGCCGACCGATGCCGTTGTCACTTTGTTTGGGCAGATGAACGAACTGCGCAAAACTTACGCAGCATTAAACGGCCGCAAAACAAAAGAAGAAGAGACCACCGAAGACGCAACCGGGACAGAATGA
- a CDS encoding efflux transporter outer membrane subunit, which produces MRKSSYKIILLTIGLAVLLASCNTSRHFNRDSVDTKGIFGIEPTDSVTMADTPWQELFTDTLLQNYIQEGLTNNPDLQIAIQKMNEAEAYFSQSKASLFPSVSAKASDNYTRQPKSIYPTGPYDVNYYQLGAEASWEVDIWGKLRSSKRAAYADLLASDAGRKAVQTRLIANIANAYYNLVSLDAKLAITRQTVKNNKDLVETMKALKESGVVTGAAIVQSEAARYAAEVTIPDLKQQIRETENAMCMLLGRTPGTIQRDSLLALPNKPMMWTGVPSQLLDNRPDVMQAEYNVMSAYEMTNNARAYFYPSLTLTASTGFAATALDKLLDPASFAANVVGGLTEPLFNKRANVTRLKVAKAQRAEALLNLRNTLLNAGQEVNNALFSYQTSGQKIVLRQRQLEALQKSVSYTEQLLNYGSATYTEVLNAQQSLLSAQLSDVNDHLQQLYAVISLYRALGGGWK; this is translated from the coding sequence ATGAGAAAATCATCATATAAAATCATATTACTGACTATCGGCCTCGCGGTTCTGTTGGCGTCATGTAACACGTCGCGGCATTTCAACCGGGACAGTGTAGACACGAAGGGAATTTTCGGCATTGAACCGACCGATTCGGTGACCATGGCCGATACGCCCTGGCAGGAGCTGTTTACCGATACGCTGTTGCAGAATTACATTCAGGAAGGGCTGACGAATAACCCGGATTTGCAGATTGCGATTCAGAAAATGAACGAAGCCGAAGCTTACTTTTCACAAAGCAAGGCTTCCCTCTTCCCTTCTGTTTCGGCGAAAGCCAGTGACAATTACACCCGGCAGCCCAAGTCCATCTACCCGACAGGTCCATACGATGTAAATTACTATCAGCTTGGCGCCGAAGCCAGTTGGGAAGTCGACATTTGGGGAAAACTCCGCAGTTCGAAACGGGCAGCTTACGCCGATCTGCTGGCAAGCGATGCCGGAAGAAAAGCCGTGCAGACCCGTTTGATTGCCAACATTGCCAATGCCTACTACAACCTGGTTTCTCTCGATGCCAAGTTGGCGATTACCCGTCAAACGGTGAAAAACAACAAGGACCTGGTAGAAACAATGAAGGCACTGAAGGAAAGTGGCGTTGTTACCGGCGCTGCGATTGTGCAGAGCGAAGCAGCCCGTTACGCTGCCGAAGTCACCATTCCCGACTTGAAGCAACAAATCAGGGAAACCGAAAATGCCATGTGTATGCTGTTGGGACGAACGCCCGGAACGATCCAACGCGACTCATTGCTGGCATTGCCAAACAAACCGATGATGTGGACCGGCGTTCCTTCGCAGTTGCTCGACAATCGTCCCGACGTGATGCAGGCCGAGTATAACGTGATGAGCGCTTACGAGATGACCAACAACGCACGGGCCTATTTCTACCCGTCGTTGACATTGACGGCATCAACCGGCTTTGCTGCTACTGCGCTTGACAAGCTGCTTGACCCGGCCTCCTTTGCCGCCAACGTGGTGGGAGGACTCACCGAGCCGCTGTTCAACAAAAGAGCCAACGTCACCCGCCTGAAAGTAGCCAAAGCTCAGCGGGCCGAAGCATTGCTTAACTTGCGGAATACCCTGCTGAATGCCGGACAGGAAGTGAACAACGCACTTTTCTCATACCAGACTTCGGGACAGAAAATTGTGTTGCGCCAGCGTCAGCTCGAAGCATTGCAGAAATCGGTTTCGTACACCGAACAGTTATTGAACTACGGTTCGGCTACGTACACCGAAGTGCTGAATGCACAGCAAAGCCTGTTGTCAGCTCAGCTCAGCGATGTTAACGACCATCTGCAACAACTCTATGCCGTTATCTCGCTTTACCGCGCATTAGGCGGCGGCTGGAAATAA
- a CDS encoding efflux RND transporter permease subunit, whose protein sequence is MFKRFIERPVLSSVISIIIVILGVLSMFSLPIEQYPDIAPPTVQVSAHYTGADAETVLKSVITPLEEQINGVENMTYMTSTASNNGSATIQVYFKQGVDPDLAAINVQNRVARATSLLPSEVTRAGVITAKRQNSMLMVFSLYSDDSKYDETFLQNYSKINVLPQIQRVNGVGEALVFSSKDYSMRIWLKPDVMKAYDLMPSDVIAALNQQSLEAAPGRFGEENGQSFEYVLKYKGKFSKASQFENIVIKADKDGNVLRLKDVAKVELGALNYSTTTTVMNKPGIAMAIFQSPGSNARETIINAKKVLQEASKNFPEGVKYHIIIDANRFLDNSISKVLHTLLEAFILVFIVVFVFLQNFRATLIPAIAVPVAIIGTFFFLSLFGFTINLLTLFALVLAIGIVVDDAIVIVEAVHAKLEQGAKNSQEAAISAMSEISTAIISITLVMAAVFIPVTFIKGTTGVFYKQFGITLAVAIVLSAVNALTLSPALCAVFLKPEDENAKHKKGFMQRFYGAFNTSFDVMTNKYQRVTNYFLRRKWIPASIILVFTIGLYFLLRTTPTGFVPKEDVGIMMLNVSLPPATSLEETKKVMEKVDAILAHTPEINGRAMVVGRSLISGQGSSYGMIFCDLKPFDERKGKGHDVNSVIGRLYGATSQIKDAQIIIFTPPMVPGFSISGGVEFQLEDRTGGDINKFEQVSQRFLGALNQRPEIQYAMTSFNMNFPQYQVDVNAVRAKQSGIDVSTILAALQGYIGGFYASDFNRFGKQYRIMVQASPKYRGNPDDLNNMYVRTGSGEMAPITEFISLKRVYGPENINRFNMYTSIAVNSAPQFGYSSGDAIEAVKQVAAKTLPPGYSYEFSGLTREEIASGNQSILIFLLSVIFVYFLLAAQYESFITPLSILLSLPIGVAGAFIFARIMGVNNNIYLQISLIMLIGLLAKNAILIVEFALQRRHRGETILQSAIDGATARLRPILMTSFALIFGLMPLIVGGGVGANGNRSIGVGAIGGMLVGTFIGILVIPAMYVIFQTLQEKIKKPEKGEISGLNSLE, encoded by the coding sequence ATGTTCAAGAGATTCATTGAAAGACCGGTCCTGTCATCGGTCATATCCATCATAATTGTCATACTGGGAGTACTGAGTATGTTCAGTCTTCCCATTGAACAATATCCTGACATTGCTCCGCCCACCGTCCAGGTATCCGCGCACTACACCGGTGCCGATGCCGAAACGGTATTGAAAAGCGTTATCACTCCGCTGGAGGAACAAATCAACGGGGTTGAGAACATGACCTACATGACCTCAACCGCCAGCAACAACGGTTCAGCAACGATCCAGGTTTATTTCAAACAGGGAGTCGATCCCGATTTGGCCGCCATCAACGTGCAGAACCGTGTGGCAAGGGCTACCAGTCTGCTGCCTTCGGAAGTTACACGAGCCGGTGTGATTACAGCAAAGCGACAAAACAGCATGCTAATGGTCTTTTCGCTTTACAGCGATGACAGTAAATACGACGAGACCTTTCTGCAGAACTACAGCAAAATCAACGTGCTTCCGCAGATACAGCGTGTTAACGGAGTAGGTGAAGCACTTGTTTTCAGTTCGAAAGATTACTCCATGCGAATTTGGCTGAAGCCGGATGTAATGAAAGCATACGATTTGATGCCTTCGGATGTAATCGCTGCCCTGAACCAGCAAAGTCTGGAAGCTGCGCCTGGCAGATTCGGTGAGGAAAACGGTCAATCGTTTGAATACGTCCTGAAATACAAAGGAAAATTCAGCAAAGCATCGCAATTTGAGAATATCGTCATCAAAGCCGATAAAGATGGAAATGTACTTCGTCTGAAAGACGTGGCCAAAGTGGAATTGGGAGCGTTGAACTACTCAACAACCACTACGGTGATGAATAAACCGGGAATCGCCATGGCGATTTTCCAGTCACCCGGTTCCAACGCCCGTGAAACCATTATCAATGCGAAAAAGGTATTGCAGGAAGCATCGAAGAACTTCCCCGAAGGAGTGAAATACCACATCATTATTGATGCTAACCGATTCCTGGATAATTCTATCAGCAAAGTGCTGCACACCTTGCTGGAAGCTTTCATCCTGGTATTTATCGTGGTGTTTGTTTTCCTGCAGAATTTCAGGGCGACACTTATCCCTGCGATAGCGGTTCCGGTAGCCATTATCGGTACCTTTTTCTTCCTCAGCTTGTTTGGTTTCACTATCAACCTGCTAACCCTGTTTGCTTTGGTACTGGCCATTGGAATTGTGGTGGATGACGCCATCGTGATTGTGGAGGCGGTTCACGCCAAACTTGAGCAAGGAGCGAAGAATTCGCAGGAAGCAGCGATTTCTGCCATGAGCGAAATATCCACAGCTATTATCTCCATTACGCTGGTGATGGCCGCCGTATTTATCCCGGTTACTTTTATCAAAGGAACAACAGGAGTTTTCTATAAGCAATTCGGAATTACGTTGGCTGTTGCGATTGTTCTGTCGGCCGTGAATGCCTTGACCTTGAGCCCCGCCCTTTGTGCTGTATTCCTGAAACCGGAAGATGAGAATGCGAAACACAAGAAAGGTTTCATGCAGCGTTTTTACGGTGCCTTCAACACATCTTTCGATGTGATGACGAACAAGTACCAGCGAGTGACCAACTATTTCCTGCGCCGCAAATGGATTCCGGCTTCGATTATTCTGGTATTCACGATTGGTTTGTACTTCCTGTTAAGAACAACGCCTACCGGATTTGTTCCCAAGGAAGATGTGGGTATCATGATGCTCAACGTGAGCCTTCCACCTGCTACTTCGCTGGAAGAAACCAAGAAAGTGATGGAGAAAGTCGACGCTATTCTGGCTCATACTCCGGAAATCAACGGACGGGCCATGGTGGTCGGACGTTCACTCATTAGTGGTCAGGGAAGTTCATACGGTATGATATTCTGCGACCTGAAACCTTTTGACGAACGAAAAGGGAAAGGGCACGATGTGAACAGTGTGATTGGAAGGCTTTACGGAGCCACCTCGCAGATTAAAGATGCCCAGATTATCATTTTCACGCCACCGATGGTACCCGGATTTAGTATTTCGGGAGGAGTCGAATTCCAGCTCGAAGACCGGACCGGTGGTGATATCAATAAGTTTGAACAGGTTTCGCAGCGTTTCCTGGGAGCACTGAACCAGCGCCCGGAGATTCAATACGCGATGACCTCGTTTAATATGAATTTTCCGCAGTACCAGGTCGATGTCAATGCGGTTCGGGCCAAACAATCCGGCATCGATGTCAGTACCATACTGGCAGCATTGCAGGGATACATTGGCGGATTTTACGCATCGGATTTTAACCGGTTCGGGAAACAGTACCGTATCATGGTTCAAGCCAGTCCGAAGTATCGCGGAAATCCCGATGACCTGAATAACATGTACGTCAGGACCGGTTCGGGTGAGATGGCTCCCATTACCGAGTTTATTTCTCTGAAACGGGTGTATGGTCCGGAGAACATCAACCGGTTTAACATGTACACATCCATTGCGGTCAATAGTGCTCCGCAGTTTGGATACAGTTCGGGAGATGCCATTGAAGCAGTGAAACAGGTAGCAGCAAAAACGTTGCCTCCGGGATACAGCTATGAATTCTCAGGATTGACCCGGGAAGAAATTGCATCAGGAAACCAATCAATTTTGATCTTCCTGTTAAGTGTCATCTTCGTTTACTTCCTGCTGGCAGCACAGTACGAAAGTTTCATCACACCGCTATCCATTCTGCTTTCATTACCGATTGGGGTAGCCGGAGCGTTCATATTTGCCCGCATTATGGGAGTGAATAACAACATCTACCTGCAGATATCACTCATCATGCTGATTGGATTGCTGGCCAAGAACGCCATTCTGATTGTGGAGTTCGCCCTGCAACGGCGACACCGCGGAGAAACGATTTTGCAATCGGCAATTGATGGAGCAACGGCCCGTCTCCGACCGATTCTGATGACTTCCTTCGCCTTGATCTTCGGTTTGATGCCGCTTATCGTTGGAGGTGGAGTTGGAGCCAACGGAAACCGCTCGATTGGTGTAGGAGCTATTGGAGGTATGCTGGTAGGAACATTCATTGGTATCCTGGTCATTCCAGCCATGTATGTCATCTTCCAAACACTCCAGGAGAAAATTAAAAAACCGGAAAAGGGTGAAATATCAGGCCTCAACAGCCTCGAATAA